Genomic DNA from Chloroflexota bacterium:
AGCGGCTGGCCGCGGCGCGGGGGACCGTGGTGGAGGTCTGGCTGCGCGTCTCCCCGGGCATCGACGTTCACACCCACGATTACGTCGTCACCGGCCGCGCGGATACCAAGTTCGGGATCCCATTGATGGGTGGGATGGCGAGGGAGGCCGCCCGGCGCGTCCTGCGCTCGCCTCACCTGCGGCTGGTAGGGTTGCACACGCATTTGGGCTCCCAAATCCTCGATGCGACGCCCTTCGCCCGCGCCGTGCACACGCTCCTGGACCTCGCCGCCGACCTGGAGGACGAGGGGTTCACACTTCGGGAGTTGAGCCCCGGGGGTGGATGGGGCGTACCCTATCGGCCGGATGACCCGCCCACCTCCGTAGACGCCTACATCGCCGCCATCGGGGAGGCGGTGGTCACGGGATGCCGCGAGCGCGGATGGCCGCTTCCCCGGCTGGTGATCGAGCCCGGGCGCAGCCTGGTCGCCCGGGCCGGCATAGCGCTGTATCGGGTGGGCAGCGTGAAGCGCCAGCCGGGACGCACCTACGTGCTGGTGGACGGCGGGCTGGCGGACAACCCTCGCCCCGCGCTGTACGGAGCGGCTTACACGGCGCTGCTGGCGAATCGAATGGAGGAGAAGGCTACAGAAACGGTGGCGGTGGCCGGGCCATACTGCGAAAGCGGCGACATCCTGATCCGGGAGCTCAGGCTGCCTCCCGCCCGGACGGGAGACCTGCTGGCCGTCCCGGTGGCGGGGGCGTATCAGCTGAGCATGGCGTCCAATTACAACGCGGCGCGACGGCCGGCCGTCCTGTGGCTGGCCAACGGACGGGCTCACCTCATTCGGGAACGCGAATCATACGAGGATCTGATGCGACGGGATCGGCCGTTGCCGGCGGAGGGAAGCGGTTCATGGCGAGACAGGTGAACTGCCGCTACTATTACTACGACTACTTCCGGGGACAGGAGCGAGAGGAATGTCGGCTGATCACCCGGAATCCGCACTCCCGCCCGTGGCGCCGGAGCCTATGCGACACATGCCCGGTGCCGGGGATCCTCCGCGAGACGAACTGCCGCCACCTGGTGTTGGAGGCCACCGTCGTGCGCAAGTGGAAGCTATTCGATCGGGTCGAGGTCTTCGCCGTGTGCACAGGGGCGATGGAGGAACTGCGTGACCCCCGACACTGCCCATATTGCGCGGAGGAGGCCGACACCGGGTCCTCGTCGCCATCCGGCCAGGATTGACCCCTCTTGCGTCTCCCCAATCGGCTACAAACCGACTCCAAGCGCTCGATCGAACGATAACGGTCCTCTAATCCGACATGGGATCGGCAGGGACGTAGCGACACTGCATCCCATTGATATCAAGTTAAGCGATACGGAAGCGTGACTTCGCATCTCCGGGGTGGCTCGGAGGGGCTACCGCCTCTCCGAGGAAATCTATTTTCAGCCCCTCACCTGCCCCGTGGGGCCAGAGGCCATCGGCCAAAGCTCCAACCAGGCAGGGAAGAGGCGAGAGAAAGAGATTTTCTGCGGAGGGGCTTCCCCTCCGCACCTCTCCTTTCATTCGAGCCATCGGCTTTCATTATGCTCCCCCACACCCCAGAGGGGCATGGGCTCCTCCATCGCATCACATACCTATCATGGCCGATAGACACGTGTATCCGGCCGAAACGCGGCCCACGAGAACCAGAAGTGGTTGATGTTCACAACAGGAGTTAGCTGTTTCCCGGCCAGCTTGCCGCCAACGGCCCTGCCCAGCACATTCCACTCGCTGTTCGTCTGATCATCAATGACACGCTGACCGTCGTATCGGAACGTGAACACCTCGCCCTCCAGCTTCCGAGAGAACACATTTGCTGTGCCGACATCGCGCCCCTGCGCCACAGCGCCCACGTCCAGCGGCGATGCGATGCCCGGAGCCCAGAACACGACGATCGGGATGCCTCCCACCACATCGTTCACCACATGAACCCGCTGCAAGATGTCATAAGGGTACGCCACAGCCTCGCCGTTCAGATCCACGGTCACCACACGAGCCATGGCGGGCAAAACACCCGGCGTCTCGGGCCCGTCGTACAGGAACGGCGATTGATCCACATCATCGTAGCCGACATATGGATTGCGGCCGTAAGAACGCCGGTAACCGGTCTCGCGAGAGAGCACTTTGCCGTCGGGGTAGACGGTCTTGAAATCCGCCCAGGAGACGATCGCGGCGGGCAGAGGCATCAGACGACGCCCGGCGAAGTCGCCCGCTACGGCCTCGCCCGACGCCTGTTGCCACCAGGATTCCGTCTGTCGATCGTACATAATCAGATTGCTAAAGCGCAGCCGACCCGTGGTGCCGAAATCCAGAGCCCGTCCTCCAACCATTCGCTCAAAGGCGATGGCTGTATTGCACAACGGACAGAAGGTGACCACGACAGGGACGTTCCCCACTCGATCGTTGACGATCTCATGCCATATCAGGATCTGGATTGGATAGGCCCGCACATCGTCGCCCACCTGGAGCAGGATCACCGGCTCCCGGGGTTCGAGCCACGCATCGGCTTCCTCCACACCAACGAATCGAGGCTCGTCGATGGCCGGGATGCCGTCTTTGGGCGGCCCTCCGGACAGGATCTCCCGATATGAGACGGTATGTCTCGTGAAATCGGTGGTGAACTCTTCCTCGGCGCCGGCCGGAGGTGGCTCATCTGGGGACAAGAGCTCCTCCGCTCCAGGCGATGACTCCACCGGAGCAGGGGAGAAATCCGCCTCGTCAGAAGTCGAGGGGATCGCCAGCGAACTCCTCTCCGGGGCCGAATCTCCGGTGGGAAGCACCAGCGCGCAAGCCCCCACAATCAAAGCGAACAATACGATGCCCATCGATATGCTCAGTCGCATCAGTTTCCCTCCCACACGATCACGGCGGGAGATCCCGCCGCGCGTTCAGCCTCCACCCGGGAGATCCGTAAACACAACGCCTTGCGCTGCAATCCCAGCGCTCATGAGCATAGACGTGGCAAACCGGTGAACTCTTACTCACAGAACAGGGAATGAGAGAGGTGAGGGCACACGATTATGAGGGGAGCATACTCACAAGAGGAAAACAACCAGGAGAAGCCTCCGCCCATCTCGCTCAGAGCATGTCTGAAAATTTACCGGCAAGATGTCTGAGGGTCTCCCTCAACCCCGGCTCCACAGGGGGAGGTGTGGAGGGAACCTCCCCTCCACGGAAATCCCACTTTTCCGGCCTGTACCTGCCTTTCTCGGCCCTTCCCGAAGGATCCAGGCCGAGGCCAG
This window encodes:
- the lysA gene encoding diaminopimelate decarboxylase, with translation MNNLSSLQHILPMTAQVIDGRLWVAGCDLTALADTYGTPLYVYDAATLEAAVEAYASALRRHYPGPWEIAYAAKAFWCLAMAQWASSRGLGLDVVSGGELAIGLRAGFPPERIHFHGNYKTDAELEIALDANVGRIVLDHEGEIERLERLAAARGTVVEVWLRVSPGIDVHTHDYVVTGRADTKFGIPLMGGMAREAARRVLRSPHLRLVGLHTHLGSQILDATPFARAVHTLLDLAADLEDEGFTLRELSPGGGWGVPYRPDDPPTSVDAYIAAIGEAVVTGCRERGWPLPRLVIEPGRSLVARAGIALYRVGSVKRQPGRTYVLVDGGLADNPRPALYGAAYTALLANRMEEKATETVAVAGPYCESGDILIRELRLPPARTGDLLAVPVAGAYQLSMASNYNAARRPAVLWLANGRAHLIRERESYEDLMRRDRPLPAEGSGSWRDR
- a CDS encoding DUF3179 domain-containing protein encodes the protein MGIVLFALIVGACALVLPTGDSAPERSSLAIPSTSDEADFSPAPVESSPGAEELLSPDEPPPAGAEEEFTTDFTRHTVSYREILSGGPPKDGIPAIDEPRFVGVEEADAWLEPREPVILLQVGDDVRAYPIQILIWHEIVNDRVGNVPVVVTFCPLCNTAIAFERMVGGRALDFGTTGRLRFSNLIMYDRQTESWWQQASGEAVAGDFAGRRLMPLPAAIVSWADFKTVYPDGKVLSRETGYRRSYGRNPYVGYDDVDQSPFLYDGPETPGVLPAMARVVTVDLNGEAVAYPYDILQRVHVVNDVVGGIPIVVFWAPGIASPLDVGAVAQGRDVGTANVFSRKLEGEVFTFRYDGQRVIDDQTNSEWNVLGRAVGGKLAGKQLTPVVNINHFWFSWAAFRPDTRVYRP